One Alphaproteobacteria bacterium LSUCC0396 genomic region harbors:
- a CDS encoding DUF4040 domain-containing protein, producing MAGLIINIFLLALLVLIAVMVVRSGRLYAVIVMSGAYSLTSAAMFVNLDAVDVAFTEAAVGAGISTVLFLAAMAYVPADEKPSQNRNLLAGLICVGAGALLLLAVFDLPTLGDPMAPVHQHVAPRYLAESGSALHIPNVVTTVLASYRGFDTLGETIVVFTAGLGVLMLLAGFTRTGRINPIPAKTGSAKKDGGKSKSSSATPKGSKV from the coding sequence ATGGCCGGTTTAATCATTAATATCTTTTTGCTAGCGCTGCTGGTCCTTATCGCAGTTATGGTGGTTCGCTCGGGCCGTCTTTACGCGGTTATTGTCATGTCAGGCGCCTATTCGCTGACGTCAGCGGCGATGTTTGTCAATCTGGACGCGGTTGATGTTGCGTTCACCGAGGCCGCGGTAGGCGCAGGTATTTCGACAGTGTTGTTCCTTGCCGCGATGGCTTATGTGCCAGCGGACGAAAAACCAAGCCAGAATCGCAATTTGCTGGCGGGATTGATCTGCGTCGGGGCAGGGGCATTATTACTATTAGCGGTGTTTGATTTGCCAACTCTTGGCGATCCAATGGCACCGGTTCACCAGCATGTTGCGCCGCGTTATCTCGCTGAAAGTGGCAGCGCGCTTCATATCCCTAATGTTGTGACCACAGTTTTGGCTAGCTATCGCGGCTTTGACACGCTTGGCGAGACGATCGTTGTCTTTACTGCCGGTCTTGGTGTTTTGATGCTCTTGGCGGGATTCACCCGAACCGGGCGGATAAACCCCATCCCGGCGAAAACTGGGTCGGCGAAAAAAGATGGCGGCAAGTCGAAATCATCATCGGCCACGCCGAAAGGGAGCAAGGTATGA